From the genome of Magnetococcales bacterium, one region includes:
- a CDS encoding response regulator: MMRILIADDELSNRIIMKKILAPYGECTLVENGKEAVEIFKQALEDKVSFDLVCLDIMMPIVDGLLALQKIRTIEAWNGISEENEVTIFIVTSVDTAETVLRAFMKGGCTDYINKPVSRERIIQKLREHKIIP; the protein is encoded by the coding sequence ATGATGCGCATCTTGATTGCCGACGATGAACTGTCCAATCGTATCATCATGAAAAAAATCCTTGCTCCTTATGGGGAATGTACCCTGGTGGAAAACGGCAAGGAAGCGGTGGAAATATTCAAACAGGCCCTGGAAGATAAAGTTTCGTTCGATCTGGTTTGTCTGGATATCATGATGCCTATCGTTGATGGTCTGCTGGCCCTGCAAAAAATCCGTACCATTGAAGCATGGAATGGTATTTCTGAGGAAAATGAAGTCACCATTTTCATAGTAACTTCCGTCGATACCGCAGAAACCGTATTGCGGGCATTCATGAAGGGCGGATGCACGGATTACATCAATAAACCGGTCTCTCGTGAACGAATTATACAAAAATTACGTGAACACAAGATCATACCTTGA
- a CDS encoding bacteriohemerythrin, which produces MSYLKKIQISTGISWVEAPDADMRILCGCPADSVKHLMKRGLILSTEKNGAHFETGPNAILLADTLLQNGDFSNLAEFPVLQMLYRQGMIIPGHPNNSGIKPLLIGIREQVNSQMEYIHRGNYGLVTEAEMLAAGATPALAREMLALKLKFAFGKIRPPKDFLDVCVVGDQLVEIRNGLFIRRLRTNLYEFSFRGETVSVDLHLSSHENYQSPYPMGFHKIPRDYFSIIHSGEGDGWDINRPSMGSILVFQGRIYLIDAGPNIQNTLLALGIGINEVDGIFHTHSHDDHMAGLTSLIRADHRIKYYATSLVRRSVTLKLAALVGMDPEKFTDFFAVHDLQAEVWNPVDGLYVKPLYSPHPVETTVFYFRTPGEDGYRSYAHLADIISLKLLQEMTTPTVGSGSDSNHPLVPALLERVRNNYFMPADVKKLDIGGGMIHGVAEDFRDDTSKKVILAHTSQPFTDQQKEIGSGAPFGTVDLLIPAYRDYWGTFAKDFLRVYFPTVAIHQLAMLLNNPLVEFNPHTIILKAKQIPENLFLILSGTVEIIQSTSRSSRGLLYAGTLVGEIAGLFQVQSIQTFRTASFVQALRIPVSLYTRFINENALGPRIEQLMKIREPLKGTWLFNEGISDPVYDQIASHTAVHTLKTGLILNEINPKSIYIVAQGHLERQLGQDTLEVLEEGEFFNEETAVFGIPAIFHIRTIEQSTLYEIPWDHLHHIPIIQWKIFETHEKRKKMVLHCSTNGPSAFQWHDEFSVDVKDLDIHHQKMFQMGAKLYFGLKNSDSTLRLQEISNFLISYTEFHFQTEEKYLLCRGYPEVKAHQEQHNILSISLQNMLNQMAREDWKNGDEFLEFFQGWLIDHILHEDRKYAFYLANTALQSG; this is translated from the coding sequence GAATCAGTTGGGTTGAAGCGCCAGATGCCGACATGCGCATCCTGTGTGGTTGTCCAGCCGACAGTGTCAAACACCTGATGAAACGAGGATTGATTCTTTCCACCGAAAAAAACGGTGCCCACTTTGAAACCGGTCCCAACGCCATTCTGCTGGCCGATACCCTGTTGCAAAACGGCGATTTTTCCAACCTGGCCGAGTTTCCTGTTCTGCAAATGCTCTATCGACAGGGAATGATCATTCCCGGACATCCCAATAACTCCGGGATCAAACCCCTGCTGATTGGTATCCGGGAACAGGTCAACTCCCAGATGGAGTACATCCACCGGGGTAATTATGGGCTGGTAACCGAAGCCGAAATGCTGGCCGCCGGTGCCACACCAGCGCTCGCCCGTGAAATGTTGGCACTCAAGCTGAAATTTGCCTTTGGTAAAATACGCCCCCCCAAGGATTTTTTGGACGTGTGTGTGGTGGGTGATCAATTGGTGGAGATTCGTAATGGCTTGTTCATCCGCCGGTTGCGAACCAATTTATACGAATTCAGTTTCCGGGGGGAAACGGTCAGCGTGGATTTGCATTTGTCGTCCCATGAAAATTATCAATCCCCCTATCCCATGGGTTTCCACAAAATCCCCCGGGACTATTTTTCCATCATTCATTCCGGCGAAGGCGATGGCTGGGATATCAATCGCCCCAGCATGGGCAGCATCCTTGTTTTTCAAGGCAGGATATATCTGATTGACGCCGGACCCAATATTCAGAATACACTTCTGGCCCTGGGGATTGGCATCAACGAGGTGGATGGAATTTTTCATACCCACTCCCACGATGACCATATGGCCGGGCTGACCAGCCTGATCCGTGCCGATCATCGTATTAAATATTATGCCACATCCCTGGTGCGCAGATCCGTCACCCTGAAACTGGCCGCACTCGTGGGCATGGATCCGGAAAAATTCACGGATTTTTTTGCAGTTCACGACCTGCAAGCCGAAGTGTGGAACCCTGTCGATGGCCTGTATGTAAAGCCTTTATATTCGCCACATCCGGTTGAAACAACTGTTTTTTATTTTCGCACGCCCGGCGAGGACGGATACCGTTCCTATGCCCATCTGGCCGATATCATCTCCCTGAAACTTCTCCAGGAAATGACCACGCCAACAGTCGGGAGCGGATCAGACTCGAATCATCCCCTGGTGCCGGCCTTGCTGGAGCGTGTACGCAACAATTATTTCATGCCGGCGGATGTCAAAAAACTGGATATCGGCGGCGGCATGATCCATGGCGTTGCCGAGGATTTTCGCGATGACACTTCCAAAAAGGTGATTCTGGCCCATACGTCTCAGCCATTCACCGATCAACAGAAAGAGATTGGATCTGGCGCGCCTTTCGGGACCGTGGATTTATTGATTCCGGCCTATCGAGACTATTGGGGAACGTTCGCCAAGGATTTTCTGCGCGTTTACTTTCCAACGGTCGCCATTCATCAGTTGGCCATGTTGTTGAATAATCCCCTGGTGGAATTCAATCCTCATACCATTATTCTCAAGGCAAAACAAATTCCGGAAAATTTGTTCCTCATCCTTTCTGGAACCGTGGAAATCATTCAATCAACATCGCGCTCGTCACGTGGTCTGCTCTATGCCGGGACCCTGGTGGGAGAAATCGCCGGCCTTTTTCAGGTCCAGTCCATTCAAACGTTTCGCACGGCCAGTTTTGTTCAGGCCTTGCGTATTCCTGTATCATTATATACAAGATTCATCAATGAAAACGCCCTGGGTCCCAGGATTGAACAATTGATGAAGATTCGCGAACCTTTGAAAGGAACGTGGTTATTCAATGAAGGCATTTCAGATCCGGTTTACGATCAGATTGCCAGCCATACGGCAGTACACACCTTGAAGACTGGCTTGATTCTGAATGAAATCAATCCAAAAAGCATTTATATCGTGGCTCAGGGACACCTCGAACGCCAATTGGGGCAGGATACTCTTGAAGTTCTGGAAGAGGGCGAATTTTTCAATGAAGAAACAGCCGTTTTTGGAATCCCGGCCATATTTCATATCCGGACCATTGAACAAAGTACCCTTTACGAAATTCCCTGGGATCATCTGCACCATATTCCCATTATCCAATGGAAAATATTTGAAACTCACGAAAAACGCAAAAAAATGGTTTTGCATTGTTCGACGAACGGTCCTTCGGCCTTTCAATGGCATGATGAGTTCAGTGTTGATGTCAAGGATTTGGATATTCACCATCAAAAAATGTTTCAGATGGGTGCCAAGCTGTATTTTGGCTTGAAAAATTCAGATTCCACCTTGCGCTTGCAGGAGATTTCTAACTTTCTGATCAGTTACACTGAATTTCATTTTCAAACTGAAGAAAAATACCTGCTTTGCCGTGGCTACCCAGAAGTCAAAGCACATCAGGAACAACATAATATTTTGAGTATCTCTTTGCAGAACATGTTAAATCAAATGGCCCGGGAAGACTGGAAAAATGGTGATGAGTTTCTTGAATTTTTCCAGGGATGGCTTATTGACCATATTTTGCATGAAGATCGTAAATACGCCTTCTACCTTGCAAATACGGCACTACAGTCTGGTTGA
- a CDS encoding chemotaxis protein CheV — protein sequence MSDLMSEVNQRTNLAFSNEMEMLTFFLTDGQLYGLNVFKIIEILECPKQVTRIPQSHPAIKGTIDFRGSAISLIDLSHALGLEPLDFGNVISYVMVCEYSTSVQGFLISQPNHLVHKSWDDIISPEGEVYDDSFLTAITYEGDKPIQILDVEKILSEIIGIEDKVSDDLLEKANQVVRKDHQILAVDDSRAARQLISSALDQIGIRHTLAENAEKALKILEKTIENGGVCPYTLILSDIEMPIMDGFTFTRKVKSNPHLSKIHLALHSSLSNQSNAYKAKQMGADDFIPKFQPDRIIQAILDQLAKVDQEAHDAA from the coding sequence AGCAACGAAATGGAGATGCTGACTTTTTTCCTGACTGATGGCCAATTGTACGGTCTGAATGTTTTCAAGATCATTGAAATATTGGAGTGTCCAAAGCAGGTCACACGCATTCCACAGTCCCACCCGGCCATCAAGGGAACCATCGATTTCCGTGGTTCAGCCATATCATTGATTGACCTTTCCCACGCCCTTGGATTGGAACCGCTTGATTTTGGAAATGTTATCAGCTACGTCATGGTGTGTGAATACAGTACGTCAGTCCAGGGTTTTCTGATTTCCCAGCCGAATCATCTGGTCCACAAAAGCTGGGACGATATCATCAGTCCCGAAGGTGAGGTTTACGATGACAGTTTTCTGACTGCCATCACCTACGAAGGGGACAAACCCATTCAGATTTTGGATGTGGAAAAAATCCTGAGTGAAATCATAGGAATAGAAGATAAGGTTTCCGATGACCTGTTGGAAAAAGCCAACCAGGTCGTCCGTAAAGATCACCAAATTCTGGCCGTGGATGATTCACGTGCCGCACGGCAATTGATCAGTTCAGCACTGGACCAGATAGGAATCCGGCACACGTTGGCAGAAAATGCCGAAAAAGCATTAAAAATTCTTGAAAAGACCATTGAAAACGGTGGAGTGTGTCCTTACACTCTGATTCTCTCCGATATTGAAATGCCTATCATGGATGGTTTCACCTTTACCCGCAAAGTAAAATCCAATCCGCATCTGTCAAAGATTCATTTGGCCCTGCACAGTTCATTGAGCAACCAGTCAAATGCTTATAAAGCCAAACAAATGGGGGCGGATGATTTCATCCCTAAATTCCAACCCGACCGTATTATCCAGGCAATTCTGGATCAATTGGCCAAAGTGGATCAAGAAGCACATGACGCTGCATGA